The Saprospiraceae bacterium genome includes a window with the following:
- a CDS encoding porin, translating to MKYLLLYYFCSLTGITMAQSDTLNGLKINGYAEFYYTYNFAQPDDHLLPEFIYNHNRHNEVNINLAFISAKYKTQNLRTNLSGMIGTYAQSNLSSEPIWAQFIFEANAGIRLSKDNSWWLDVGIMPSHIGFESAIGADCWTLTRSIMAENSPYYETGIKLGYESKNQKWSTSFLVLNGWQRVFRQVGHQSPSFGIQVQYKPSSRWTINYSNFIGKVLTEIVKDGTRIFHNFYTIFTPNDRLSFIAGFDIGRDRYDKKSYGIWYAPIFIGRYTFSERYKMALRSENYTDPHNIIISTINSKYFETMGFSLNLDIHLNTNAVWRNEIKTFLSKYDIFAEGNRFTDSNLNFITVLAVRF from the coding sequence ATGAAGTATTTGCTCCTATACTATTTCTGCAGTTTGACTGGTATCACAATGGCACAATCTGATACCTTAAACGGACTTAAAATCAATGGTTATGCAGAGTTTTATTACACATATAATTTTGCACAGCCTGATGACCACTTATTGCCTGAGTTTATATACAATCATAACCGACATAATGAAGTCAATATCAATCTGGCTTTCATTTCAGCAAAATATAAAACACAAAACCTTCGGACCAATTTATCAGGGATGATAGGAACCTATGCGCAAAGTAATTTAAGTTCAGAGCCAATCTGGGCCCAGTTTATTTTTGAAGCCAATGCAGGCATCAGGCTTTCAAAAGATAATAGTTGGTGGCTTGATGTTGGAATCATGCCATCTCACATAGGATTCGAAAGCGCCATCGGAGCTGATTGCTGGACATTAACCAGGAGTATTATGGCCGAAAATTCGCCATATTACGAGACTGGCATAAAGTTAGGATATGAATCTAAAAACCAAAAATGGAGTACATCCTTTTTAGTATTAAACGGTTGGCAGAGAGTATTTCGTCAAGTTGGTCACCAGAGTCCTTCTTTTGGAATACAAGTCCAGTACAAGCCTTCATCAAGATGGACGATCAATTATAGCAATTTTATTGGAAAAGTATTGACTGAAATTGTTAAAGATGGAACCAGAATATTTCATAATTTCTATACAATTTTTACTCCGAACGATAGACTTTCTTTCATTGCAGGCTTTGATATCGGTAGGGACAGATACGACAAAAAGTCTTACGGTATTTGGTATGCACCGATATTTATTGGAAGATATACCTTTAGTGAACGCTACAAGATGGCATTAAGATCTGAAAATTATACAGATCCTCATAATATTATAATATCAACAATCAACTCCAAGTATTTTGAGACTATGGGATTTTCTCTAAATCTCGACATACATTTAAACACAAATGCAGTATGGAGAAATGAAATAAAAACATTTTTGTCAAAATATGACATATTCGCAGAGGGAAATAGATTCACCGACAGCAACTTGAATTTTATAACCGTTTTAGCTGTCAGATTTTAG
- a CDS encoding amidohydrolase, translating into MKYISSFFLVFFLMSCKDDTADMIIKNANIYAVDTTYTNANAIAIKNGLIVHIGSEAEMESYAGEQTEMIDAGGNFVMPGFIEGHGHYSGLGYSLINLNFLTSKSWEEIVSAVGKKAKESKPGEWIIGRGWHQEKWDSIPKQNMYNYPYHYTLSEVSPDNPVLLYHASGHSVYANQKAMELAGVNKETPNPVGGEIVRNDQGEAIGVFEERAMGILGSKFGEYQASLDQAKLDSIWYQAVFAAEAECLKKGVTSFQDAGSRFDELEKYEKLAKDGKMKVRLWAMARHPAKVLDGKVANYKRVNVGNNFYTCNAIKSEVDGALGAFGAWLLESYSDKPGFKGQNTTDIYDVKKIADMAMASDMQFCVHAIGDRANRVVLDIYEGVMGQNPDKKDLRWRIEHAQHLNPSDIPRFRKNGIIASMQGIHCTSDAPFVVKRLGTERAKNGAYPWRSLLDNGVVIANGTDAPVEDVDPIKSFYASVTRKREDSGLVFFAEQSMSRKEAIYSYTLGNAFAAFEEKFKGSLRTGKVADIVILSHDLAKCTDDDILKTKILYTITDGKVRHKL; encoded by the coding sequence ATGAAATATATAAGTAGCTTTTTTCTTGTCTTTTTTTTAATGAGCTGCAAGGATGACACCGCAGATATGATCATCAAAAATGCCAATATATACGCTGTTGATACCACATATACCAATGCCAACGCCATAGCCATCAAAAATGGACTTATCGTACATATAGGCTCTGAGGCTGAAATGGAATCATATGCAGGGGAACAAACTGAAATGATCGATGCAGGAGGAAATTTTGTGATGCCGGGATTTATCGAAGGTCACGGGCACTATTCCGGTTTGGGCTATAGCCTCATAAACCTCAATTTTCTTACTTCAAAAAGTTGGGAAGAAATCGTTTCGGCCGTGGGTAAAAAAGCTAAAGAAAGTAAACCCGGAGAATGGATCATAGGCAGAGGATGGCATCAGGAAAAATGGGATAGCATACCCAAACAAAATATGTACAATTATCCTTACCACTATACTCTGAGTGAAGTGTCTCCTGACAACCCTGTCCTGCTATACCATGCATCGGGCCATTCAGTATATGCCAATCAAAAAGCAATGGAACTTGCAGGAGTCAATAAAGAAACCCCAAATCCTGTCGGAGGCGAGATTGTCAGAAATGATCAGGGTGAAGCCATCGGAGTGTTTGAAGAAAGAGCGATGGGAATTTTGGGGAGTAAATTTGGTGAATATCAAGCTTCTTTGGATCAAGCAAAATTAGATTCCATCTGGTATCAGGCAGTATTTGCAGCTGAAGCAGAATGTCTCAAAAAAGGAGTCACTTCATTTCAGGATGCCGGGAGCCGTTTTGATGAGTTGGAAAAATATGAAAAACTGGCAAAGGATGGAAAAATGAAAGTTAGGTTGTGGGCTATGGCACGGCACCCAGCAAAAGTACTTGATGGAAAAGTGGCGAACTATAAAAGAGTAAATGTGGGCAATAATTTTTATACGTGCAATGCCATCAAATCAGAAGTGGATGGTGCTTTAGGGGCTTTTGGAGCATGGTTGCTGGAGTCATATTCAGACAAACCTGGATTTAAGGGTCAAAATACCACAGATATATATGATGTGAAAAAAATTGCTGACATGGCCATGGCTTCCGACATGCAGTTTTGTGTACACGCGATCGGTGACCGTGCAAATAGAGTGGTGCTGGATATTTATGAAGGAGTAATGGGTCAGAATCCTGACAAAAAGGACCTTAGATGGAGAATCGAACATGCACAGCATCTCAACCCAAGCGATATTCCCAGATTCAGAAAAAATGGGATCATTGCTTCCATGCAAGGCATTCATTGTACTTCTGATGCTCCTTTTGTAGTCAAACGGCTCGGAACAGAAAGAGCAAAAAATGGTGCTTATCCATGGAGATCACTCCTTGACAATGGTGTTGTGATTGCCAATGGTACTGATGCGCCTGTTGAAGATGTGGATCCTATCAAGAGTTTTTATGCGTCTGTCACCAGAAAGCGTGAGGATTCCGGACTGGTATTTTTTGCAGAACAAAGTATGAGCAGAAAAGAGGCTATTTATTCTTATACCTTGGGGAATGCATTTGCAGCTTTTGAGGAGAAATTCAAAGGATCTTTGAGAACTGGAAAAGTGGCTGATATCGTCATTTTAAGTCATGATCTTGCGAAATGTACTGATGATGACATACTGAAAACAAAAATCCTTTACACTATCACTGACGGGAAAGTCAGACATAAATTATAA
- a CDS encoding HupE/UreJ family protein, translated as MFTDYLKLGMDHILDPNGYDHILFVTVLCSLYSPEEWKKLVILVTAFTLGHSLTLGLAAFDVVSFSPELVEILIPVTIILTGVYNILIVRRQNEALRSFHLNYLLATGFGLIHGLGFSNFFKAMMGRTEEIIKPLFAFNLGVEVGQLLVVGILLVLGYFIIKIFKLKKSYWTILISITAIVVAFNLLLEKI; from the coding sequence ATGTTTACTGACTATCTAAAATTAGGAATGGATCACATTTTGGATCCAAACGGATATGACCATATTTTGTTTGTGACGGTCCTTTGTTCTCTTTACAGTCCTGAAGAATGGAAAAAACTTGTCATTCTGGTGACCGCTTTCACTTTAGGACATAGCCTGACGCTTGGTCTGGCAGCTTTTGATGTGGTGAGTTTTTCGCCTGAACTGGTAGAAATTCTGATACCGGTCACTATTATCCTTACAGGAGTATACAATATCCTGATAGTTCGAAGACAAAATGAAGCATTGAGAAGTTTTCATTTAAATTATCTTTTGGCTACGGGATTTGGCTTGATTCATGGATTGGGTTTTTCCAATTTTTTTAAAGCAATGATGGGACGAACAGAAGAGATCATCAAGCCATTGTTTGCTTTTAATCTGGGTGTGGAAGTGGGGCAACTTTTGGTAGTGGGTATTCTATTAGTTTTGGGTTACTTCATAATTAAAATTTTTAAACTTAAAAAATCATATTGGACAATTTTGATATCGATTACAGCAATTGTTGTTGCATTTAATTTACTTTTGGAAAAAATTTAA
- a CDS encoding aconitate hydratase, producing MAFDIERIKATYEGFPAKVEAARKVLGRPLTLSEKILYAHLHPDSPLQEYKRGKDYVFFSPDRVAMQDATAQMALLQFMTAGRSKVAVPSTVHCDHLIQAKINADVDLKGALDTNSEVFDFLQSISNKYGIGFWKPGAGIIHQVVLENYAFPGGMMIGTDSHTVNAGGLGMVAIGVGGADAVDVMAGMAWELKMPKLIGVKLTGKLNGWTSPKDVILKVAGILTVKGGTGAIVEYFGEGANSMSCTGKGTICNMGAEIGATTSTFGYDASMSRYLVSTGREDVAKYADAIAEHLTADPDCYTDPAKYFDQVIEINLSELEPHINGPFTPDLATPISQMKAVLADKGKDWPVEVKVGLIGSCTNSSYEDISRAASIATQALNKNLKTKSEFTITPGSEQVRFTIERDGFIDTFDKIGAAVFANACGPCIGQWDRFGADKKEKNTIIHSFNRNFSKRADGNPNTHAFVASPEIVTAIALAGRLDFNPITDSLVNENGESVMLDEPIGMELPPLGFAVEDAGFIAPAEDGSGVVVKVAPTSDRLQLLEPFVPIKADQLGGMRILIKAKGKCTTDHISMAGPWLTYRGHLSNISNNTLIGAVNSFNDDTNKVINYVKGDYMPVPDSARAYQSAGIGTIVFGEENYGEGSSREHAAMQPRFLGVKAVMVKSFARIHETNLKKQGMLALTFANPADYDKIRQDDEVFIMGFNEMSPGKNLLVQLHHVDGTDEYIEAAHTYNQAQIDWVKWGSALNQIRAELNK from the coding sequence ATGGCTTTTGATATAGAAAGAATTAAAGCTACCTACGAAGGGTTCCCGGCTAAGGTGGAAGCAGCAAGAAAGGTATTGGGCAGACCATTGACACTGTCAGAAAAGATATTATATGCTCATTTACATCCTGATTCTCCACTTCAGGAATATAAAAGGGGAAAAGATTATGTATTTTTTTCACCTGACAGAGTGGCTATGCAGGATGCTACGGCCCAGATGGCCCTGCTACAGTTTATGACAGCCGGAAGATCTAAGGTGGCAGTACCCAGTACCGTCCATTGTGATCACCTAATTCAGGCTAAAATCAATGCTGATGTAGACTTAAAAGGTGCTTTGGATACTAACTCAGAAGTATTTGATTTCTTACAGTCCATATCGAATAAATATGGCATCGGATTCTGGAAACCAGGGGCAGGTATCATTCATCAGGTAGTATTGGAAAACTATGCCTTTCCTGGTGGCATGATGATTGGTACTGACTCACACACAGTAAATGCTGGTGGCCTGGGCATGGTGGCTATAGGTGTAGGAGGTGCAGATGCAGTAGATGTAATGGCGGGTATGGCATGGGAATTGAAGATGCCCAAATTGATCGGTGTGAAATTGACCGGTAAACTCAATGGCTGGACATCTCCAAAAGATGTTATCTTAAAAGTAGCAGGCATTCTTACTGTAAAAGGTGGTACCGGAGCCATAGTGGAATATTTTGGTGAAGGAGCAAACTCTATGTCCTGTACAGGGAAAGGTACTATATGCAATATGGGAGCTGAAATTGGGGCCACAACGTCCACATTCGGATATGATGCATCTATGTCCAGATATCTTGTATCTACCGGCAGAGAAGATGTAGCAAAGTATGCTGATGCCATTGCCGAACATTTGACAGCTGATCCTGACTGCTATACAGATCCTGCTAAATATTTTGATCAGGTGATTGAGATCAATCTTTCAGAATTGGAACCACATATAAACGGACCATTCACACCGGATTTGGCTACACCGATCTCACAAATGAAAGCAGTTTTGGCTGATAAAGGCAAAGACTGGCCTGTAGAAGTTAAAGTAGGATTGATTGGTTCATGCACTAATTCATCATATGAAGATATTTCCAGAGCGGCATCGATAGCTACTCAGGCACTGAATAAAAATCTAAAAACCAAATCAGAATTTACCATCACTCCTGGTTCTGAGCAGGTAAGATTTACTATAGAGCGTGATGGTTTTATTGATACTTTTGACAAGATAGGAGCCGCCGTTTTTGCCAATGCCTGTGGGCCATGTATAGGACAGTGGGACAGATTTGGAGCTGATAAAAAAGAGAAAAACACCATCATCCACTCCTTCAACAGGAATTTCTCAAAAAGAGCAGATGGCAATCCAAATACGCACGCTTTTGTAGCATCACCGGAGATTGTTACTGCAATAGCACTGGCAGGAAGGCTGGATTTCAATCCGATCACTGACAGTCTCGTCAATGAAAATGGCGAATCTGTCATGCTGGATGAGCCTATAGGAATGGAACTGCCACCGCTGGGTTTTGCGGTAGAAGATGCCGGATTTATCGCCCCTGCAGAAGATGGAAGTGGTGTGGTGGTAAAAGTAGCGCCAACATCAGACAGACTGCAATTATTAGAGCCATTTGTTCCTATAAAAGCTGATCAATTAGGAGGTATGCGCATTCTAATCAAAGCAAAAGGCAAATGCACCACAGACCATATTTCTATGGCGGGTCCATGGTTGACCTACAGGGGACATTTGTCCAATATATCTAACAATACACTGATAGGTGCAGTAAACTCATTCAATGATGACACCAACAAGGTTATCAATTATGTCAAGGGTGATTATATGCCTGTCCCGGATTCAGCCAGAGCTTATCAGTCTGCCGGTATAGGCACCATTGTTTTCGGTGAGGAAAATTATGGAGAAGGATCATCAAGGGAGCATGCCGCCATGCAGCCAAGGTTCCTCGGAGTGAAGGCAGTAATGGTAAAGTCTTTTGCCAGAATCCACGAAACCAACCTCAAAAAGCAAGGTATGTTGGCCCTGACATTTGCCAACCCAGCCGATTATGACAAAATCAGACAGGATGATGAAGTGTTTATTATGGGATTTAATGAAATGTCTCCTGGTAAAAATCTTCTTGTTCAACTGCATCATGTAGATGGTACTGATGAATACATTGAAGCAGCACACACTTACAATCAGGCACAGATAGATTGGGTAAAATGGGGTTCTGCCTTAAACCAGATTAGGGCAGAATTGAATAAATGA
- a CDS encoding NADPH-dependent 2,4-dienoyl-CoA reductase, translating into MPYSHLLAPLDLGWTTIKNRVLMGSMHTNLEEIPGGFERAAVYFAERAKGEVGLIVTGGISPNEEGCVAAMAAKLSTSEEVEHHKLITDAVHAEDGKICMQILHTGRYGYHPKLVAPSAIQAPINFFKPRELSHDDILCTIDDYVNCAVLAKEAGYDGVEIMGSEGYLINQFIARRTNHRTDDWGGSYANRIKFPIEIVKRTREAVGDDFIIIYRLSMLDLVEDGSSWDEVVILAKEIENAGATLINTGIGWHEARVPTIATMVPRKAFAWVTKKLKSEVKIPLIAVNRINTPEVGDEVISDGCADMVSMARPFLADPELVLKAMENRSDEINTCIACNQACLDHTFQMKISSCLVNPRACHETELNYLSTENSKNIAVVGAGPAGLAFAHVAALRGHKVTLYEASDKLGGQFNLAKVIPGKEEYGETIRYFQRMMEKYQVNVQLNHRVTAEQLKSAHYDEIILANGIIPRNLEIPGADHPKVVSYIDVLNGKADVGKKVAIVGAGGIGFDVAEYLSHQHHDEDTILAFLKEWGVDQEYKIAGAIRRPDPSPSAREIFLLKRSAGKHGASLGKTTGWIHKASLAAKQVKMLSDVQYEKIDNAGFHIDIKGEKHILDVDHVVVCAGQLSSRSLYEELTQAGVQAHLIGGAHEAAELDAKSAIHQACTLAAKL; encoded by the coding sequence ATGCCTTATTCACATTTATTAGCACCACTTGATCTTGGATGGACCACCATAAAAAACAGGGTTTTGATGGGCTCTATGCACACCAATCTTGAAGAGATCCCCGGAGGATTTGAAAGAGCTGCGGTTTATTTTGCTGAAAGGGCCAAAGGAGAAGTGGGCTTGATTGTTACCGGTGGTATTTCGCCCAATGAAGAAGGCTGTGTCGCTGCCATGGCTGCAAAACTATCAACATCTGAAGAAGTGGAGCACCATAAGTTGATTACTGACGCTGTCCATGCTGAAGATGGTAAAATTTGTATGCAAATCCTTCATACAGGCAGATATGGTTATCATCCCAAGCTGGTAGCTCCCTCAGCTATTCAGGCGCCCATCAATTTTTTTAAACCACGTGAACTTAGCCATGATGATATTTTGTGTACTATAGATGACTATGTCAATTGCGCAGTTTTAGCTAAAGAAGCAGGATATGACGGTGTAGAAATCATGGGATCTGAAGGGTACCTGATCAATCAATTCATTGCTCGCCGTACCAACCATCGTACTGATGACTGGGGTGGAAGTTATGCCAATAGAATAAAATTCCCCATAGAAATAGTTAAAAGGACTAGAGAAGCAGTAGGAGATGATTTTATCATTATATACAGACTCTCGATGCTGGATTTAGTGGAAGATGGTAGCTCATGGGATGAGGTAGTGATATTGGCCAAAGAAATTGAAAATGCAGGTGCGACGCTCATCAATACCGGTATCGGCTGGCATGAGGCACGTGTACCGACTATTGCCACTATGGTGCCCCGCAAAGCATTTGCCTGGGTCACAAAAAAACTAAAGTCAGAAGTAAAAATACCTCTGATCGCGGTCAACAGAATCAATACACCGGAAGTAGGAGATGAAGTAATCAGTGACGGTTGTGCTGATATGGTATCTATGGCCAGGCCATTCCTGGCTGATCCTGAGTTGGTGCTCAAAGCTATGGAAAATCGAAGTGATGAAATAAATACCTGTATAGCTTGTAATCAGGCCTGTCTGGATCATACTTTTCAGATGAAAATTTCTTCCTGTCTGGTAAACCCAAGAGCTTGCCATGAAACAGAATTGAATTATCTCTCAACAGAAAATTCAAAAAATATTGCAGTAGTTGGGGCTGGACCTGCCGGACTTGCTTTCGCCCATGTGGCAGCATTGCGAGGTCACAAGGTGACACTTTATGAAGCATCCGATAAGTTAGGAGGACAATTCAACCTTGCAAAAGTAATCCCGGGTAAAGAAGAATACGGAGAAACCATCCGATATTTCCAGAGAATGATGGAAAAATATCAGGTAAATGTACAGCTAAATCATAGAGTAACTGCTGAACAATTGAAGTCGGCGCATTATGATGAAATTATTCTTGCCAATGGAATCATCCCGAGGAATCTGGAAATCCCCGGAGCTGATCATCCCAAAGTAGTGAGCTATATAGATGTATTGAATGGGAAAGCCGATGTAGGCAAAAAAGTAGCCATCGTTGGAGCCGGTGGTATCGGTTTTGATGTAGCAGAATATCTGAGTCACCAGCATCATGATGAAGATACCATCCTGGCATTCCTGAAAGAATGGGGTGTAGATCAAGAATATAAAATTGCAGGTGCTATCCGGCGGCCTGATCCATCTCCATCTGCAAGAGAAATATTCCTGCTCAAACGCTCTGCCGGCAAACACGGAGCAAGCCTAGGTAAGACCACGGGATGGATACATAAAGCAAGCCTTGCAGCAAAACAGGTAAAAATGCTTTCAGATGTCCAATATGAAAAAATAGATAATGCTGGTTTCCATATTGATATCAAAGGTGAAAAACATATCCTTGATGTAGATCATGTTGTCGTTTGTGCGGGCCAATTATCTTCAAGGTCACTATATGAAGAACTTACTCAAGCAGGAGTTCAGGCTCATCTCATAGGTGGTGCGCATGAAGCTGCAGAACTTGATGCCAAAAGTGCCATTCATCAGGCTTGTACCTTGGCAGCCAAATTGTAA
- a CDS encoding YfcC family protein — translation MNKKQWYDYIPHPVVMLFGMLVMATLLSYIIPAGSFDRVEIDGRMSVVPGSYKAIAQTPLSLMDMFMALPLGFKTAVDIIFIVMASGIMFGFMEKSGAIENAIGTLVKKLGIERKYLIVFIMTFVFGALGVFVGYENNIAMVPIACLLSLALGGDLMLAAGMSVGAITVGFGLSPVNPYTIGTGQKIAQLPLFSGWELRTSLCITAMSIMAFFNIRYFKKITSRPEESLALGIDSHGFTLSKPLDQYGMSKKDLSIFLTFVLGIVIILYGVFVHHWFINQISAIFCIITLIIGIIDRNSDADFGNTVLRSVGHVAPGAFMVGLATSIKVALEMGNISDTISHYLAQSLTHLPLAFSAVGMAVAQTAMNFVIPSGSGQALATLPVMVPAGEILGMTRQSTVLAFQIGDGVSNLINPSLGGIVAMLSMCRIPFDRWLRFIFPLFIIIFLIALIFVGISVPFKYGPF, via the coding sequence ATGAATAAAAAACAATGGTATGATTATATACCGCATCCGGTAGTGATGCTTTTTGGTATGCTGGTGATGGCGACGCTTCTCAGCTATATCATACCTGCAGGTAGTTTTGATAGAGTGGAGATAGATGGCCGGATGAGTGTCGTACCCGGATCATACAAAGCGATCGCTCAGACCCCATTGTCATTGATGGACATGTTTATGGCTTTGCCTTTAGGTTTTAAAACTGCTGTAGATATTATCTTTATAGTCATGGCAAGCGGTATCATGTTTGGGTTTATGGAAAAATCAGGTGCTATCGAAAATGCAATAGGCACCCTTGTCAAAAAACTGGGGATAGAAAGAAAATATCTGATAGTATTTATCATGACTTTTGTATTTGGGGCTTTAGGTGTATTTGTAGGTTATGAAAATAATATTGCTATGGTTCCAATAGCTTGTCTATTGAGCCTTGCTTTGGGTGGAGATCTGATGTTGGCAGCAGGAATGTCAGTAGGTGCTATCACAGTTGGATTTGGATTATCACCTGTCAACCCTTACACAATAGGTACCGGCCAAAAAATAGCCCAACTCCCGCTTTTTTCAGGATGGGAATTGAGAACATCGTTATGTATAACCGCTATGAGTATCATGGCATTTTTCAATATACGATATTTTAAAAAGATTACCTCACGACCTGAGGAAAGTCTGGCACTCGGTATTGACAGCCATGGATTTACTTTGTCAAAACCATTGGACCAATACGGTATGAGCAAAAAAGATTTGTCGATTTTTCTGACTTTTGTGTTAGGTATCGTCATTATACTATATGGAGTCTTCGTGCACCACTGGTTTATCAATCAGATCTCTGCCATCTTTTGTATTATCACTCTGATCATAGGGATCATCGACAGAAATTCTGACGCAGATTTTGGAAATACTGTCCTAAGGTCTGTTGGCCATGTTGCCCCGGGGGCATTTATGGTAGGGCTTGCTACATCTATCAAAGTAGCACTGGAAATGGGCAATATCAGTGATACTATTTCTCATTATCTTGCACAATCACTGACACACTTACCACTGGCTTTTTCTGCTGTTGGTATGGCTGTGGCTCAAACTGCAATGAACTTTGTTATCCCATCAGGAAGTGGTCAGGCTTTAGCAACTTTGCCCGTCATGGTACCCGCTGGTGAAATTTTGGGTATGACAAGACAATCTACCGTACTGGCTTTTCAAATCGGTGATGGAGTTTCTAATCTGATCAATCCATCGCTTGGTGGTATAGTGGCTATGCTGAGCATGTGCAGGATACCTTTTGACCGATGGTTGAGATTTATTTTTCCATTATTTATCATTATATTTCTGATAGCCCTTATTTTTGTAGGAATCAGTGTTCCATTTAAATATGGTCCTTTTTAA
- a CDS encoding EI24 domain-containing protein, whose protein sequence is MFGQIQNILSSFYYSIASLRSGAIKYVLITGFIALLIFGVMIWGAWMLAGYGASIVAVLTPWQWANESTLLSLIIGLGLIIGFILILKYILLIALSPLLSYVSEKAEKSLNTEYNIRGFSAVSSAARSVRINMRNMVKEIFITVLLLIAGFIPGLNLIAIPLLVIVQAYFTGFGIMDFYLERHMTFKETLSEVYRHKFAAVILGGIFMILFAIPVLGAIFAPYLTTVAGTQYFIKNQRAELSLPL, encoded by the coding sequence ATGTTCGGACAAATTCAAAATATCTTATCTTCATTTTATTATTCTATAGCATCCTTAAGATCCGGAGCTATAAAATACGTTCTTATTACAGGCTTCATAGCATTATTGATATTTGGAGTAATGATATGGGGAGCCTGGATGCTTGCAGGGTATGGTGCGTCTATTGTTGCAGTTTTAACACCATGGCAATGGGCTAATGAATCCACACTCTTAAGCCTTATTATTGGGTTGGGGCTGATCATTGGCTTTATCCTCATTCTGAAATACATTTTGCTGATAGCCTTGTCTCCATTATTAAGTTATGTATCTGAAAAAGCAGAAAAATCACTCAATACTGAATACAATATAAGAGGATTTTCAGCGGTGTCTTCAGCAGCAAGAAGTGTGAGAATCAACATGAGAAATATGGTCAAAGAGATTTTTATAACTGTACTTTTACTTATTGCAGGATTCATTCCCGGATTAAATCTTATAGCTATTCCTCTCTTAGTGATTGTGCAGGCCTATTTTACAGGATTCGGTATCATGGATTTTTATCTTGAACGACATATGACATTTAAGGAGACACTGAGTGAAGTGTACAGGCACAAATTTGCAGCTGTTATATTGGGCGGTATTTTTATGATTTTATTTGCCATTCCTGTGTTAGGAGCGATCTTTGCCCCCTATCTGACTACTGTTGCCGGCACTCAGTATTTTATAAAAAATCAGAGAGCTGAATTATCTTTACCCTTATAA